A region from the Desulfosoma sp. genome encodes:
- a CDS encoding Smr/MutS family protein produces the protein MPVEPRLDLHTYDPRELKPLLDDFLAEAQAHGFSRVLIIHGKGRGVLRQRVRSLLDQHRSVVGYQDAPPDMGSWGATLVHLQWDAMERTRKGMGVHWESPEARSRRTLPWLQLVLGMVLGMLIGAIILWWH, from the coding sequence ATGCCGGTCGAACCCAGGTTGGATCTGCATACCTATGATCCTCGAGAACTGAAGCCTCTCCTGGATGATTTTCTCGCGGAAGCTCAAGCTCACGGGTTTTCCCGGGTTTTGATCATTCATGGAAAGGGAAGGGGGGTTTTACGACAGCGGGTTCGCTCCCTTCTCGACCAACACCGTAGCGTCGTGGGCTATCAGGATGCTCCCCCGGACATGGGTTCATGGGGAGCGACCCTGGTGCATCTGCAATGGGATGCCATGGAGCGAACCCGAAAAGGTATGGGGGTGCACTGGGAATCTCCCGAGGCTCGGTCCCGGAGAACCCTGCCCTGGCTGCAACTCGTCCTCGGCATGGTCCTGGGCATGCTGATCGGTGCCATCATTTTGTGGTGGCATTAA